Proteins encoded by one window of Pelmatolapia mariae isolate MD_Pm_ZW linkage group LG14, Pm_UMD_F_2, whole genome shotgun sequence:
- the baz1b gene encoding tyrosine-protein kinase BAZ1B isoform X1, with translation MAPLLGRKPYPLAKPLAEPPGPGEEVYIIEHTKEAFRNKEEYEARLQRYNERIWTCKSTGSSQLTHKEAWEEEQEVTELLQEEYPKWFEKPVLEMVHHNTVSLDKLVEMAWVEILTKYAVGEECDFLVGKEKSLRVTVVKIHPLENTEGESGEKKLEGACDSPSSDKENASQENQRKEPPPREENRRESLSDRARRSPRKLPTAMKEERKKWAMPKFLPHKYDVKLINEDKVICDVPADSLYRTERPPTKEIMRYFIRHYALRLGMGESAPWVVEDELVKKFNLPSKFSDFLLDPHKFLAENPSTKRKSLSSPEGKPNKKLKTADTPGEDSGNEKEEKKKKKKKDALGMPLSPTIWGHMQKIKMNGSPLKVKNSGTPKKGEGKGSTPSTPKSGKKSGDKKEGRKSGKSGEKKLNVLKASKKDGKAGAKGPKMKQMTLLHLAKSGATGSPKKRARSSGIGTPKLGKPLHPMALHLLRYYKENKGKEDKKNSLSSLISKAAKTLSPDDRSRLPEELKELVQKRWELLEQKKRWAAMSEEERKEEMKKRREELKEKLREKAKERREKEMLVRREQSRRYEDQEIEGGKPLPAFKLVDMPEGLPNTLFGNVAMAVDFLHCYSGLLMPNDQYPITAAALMEALAGERSGFLYLNRVLVVLLQTLLQDELAEGYSELDMPLSEIPLTMHSASELARLCLRPCDAHGEESGQGSEDSGAMGGYDDVVTSEFLDKLETTEVFELSPEEKVNLLVALCHRILMTYSVEDHVDAMQQRSAELWKERLAMLKEANDRKRAEKKRRKEMENKGEKKKEGSSKKEVKKEVKVEPEPEDMISSVKSRRLMAMQAKKEKEEMDRQNKERMEKEAEEERMRKQRAAAERAFQDGITKARQVMRRTPLGTDRNHNRFWLFSDVVPGLYIEKGWVHESIDYSFTPPPEEKPAEPEVEEEEDGEVAPAPDSQGTEKDDGSVDGAVSEGAQQGAAPDVCIETTVPKQGQNLWFICDSSAELEELVESLHPQGVRESELKSNIQSRYQEILHSIHLTRKARLGLRTCDGYAELLKYLRSDIQEVASRLQKGGLGYLDDNVDIEDKLKDMESLKDFGECIITIQACVIKKFLQGFMAPKQKKKKKQAGEESSKAEEVDEEKRLAEEARVATAVEKWKTAIREAQTFSRMHVLLGMLDACIKWDMSAENARCKVCRRKGLWENPSVLRLEVCRSRQGSNCRVKAHQSSSVRQIYIRSQPLRRPTGDDEKLILCDECNKAFHLFCLRPALYRVPDGEWLCPACQPTVARRGSRVRNYKQDSDEEDDEEESEEEDSEEEEEDEEENDYKAMGHSLRPRKKNKQSSSRQKSSKSKSKKSASSSNQSGKQRTGPNSPADIDELVRQSSQTGVSRQVLELERCEEILKKLMKFRYSWPFREPVSSDEAEDYLDIISQPMDFQTMLGKFSQGSYRHAQDFLEDVKLVFSNAEEYNQQGSTVLSCMVKTEQTFTELLQKLLPGLSYIRRRSRKRVSQAPATSEEEEEEEEDEEEEEEPKKKMTNGKSHARKTTRNDRRQKDDDSESEEEEEDEVDEEEGGDEEEEDDDDDYDNDDGRRRSKRTSATSGRKDYREQDSDGERETRRTRKRRGRGDNEAASSDEDRSNQQRHSKRQKRS, from the exons gcttCAAGAGGAGTATCCAAAGTGGTTTGAGAAACCAGTCCTTGAGATGGTTCACCACAACACAGTGTCTTTAGACAAACTGGTTGAGATGGCTTGGGTGGAAATCCTCACCAAATATGCTGTGGGTGAAGAGTGCGACTTCCTG GTGGGGAAGGAGAAAAGCTTGCGAGTGACGGTGGTAAAGATCCACCCCTTGGAAAACACAGAGGGTGAGTCCGGGGAAAAGAAACTTGAAGGCGCTTGTGACTCTCCATCCAGCGACAAGGAGAACGCAAGCCAGGAAAACCAGAGGAAGGAGCCTCCTCCCCGAGAGGAGAACAGGAGGGAGAGTCTGA GTGACAGAGCACGACGTTCTCCGAGGAAACTACCCACTGCCATgaaagaagagaggaagaaatggGCAATGCCTAAATTCCTTCCTCATAAGTATGATGTAAAGCTCATCAATGAGGAcaag GTGATTTGTGACGTCCCAGCGGACAGTCTTTATAGAACAGAGCGTCCTCCAACCAAGGAGATCATGCGCTACTTCATCAGACACTATGCTCTAAGGCTGGGCATGGGAGAAAGTGCTCCCTGGGTGGTTGAAGATGAACTGGTGAAAAAATTTAACCTGCCCAGCAAATTCAGCGACTTTCTTCTCGATCCACACAAG TTCTTGGCAGAGAATCCCTCCACGAAGCGCAAGAGCTTGTCATCTCCAGAGGGTAAGCCTAACAAGAAGCTCAAGACTGCTGACACTCCAGGAGAGGATTCGGGCAAtgagaaggaagaaaagaagaagaaaaagaagaaagatgcTTTAGGCATGCCCCTTAGTCCCACCATCTGGGGCCACATGCAG aaaataaaaatgaatggttCTCCACTCAAGGTAAAGAACTCAGGAACCCCTAAGAAAGGAGAAGGTAAAGGCTCCACCCCCTCCACTCCGAAATCTGGCAAAAAGTCAGGGGacaaaaaagaaggaaggaaatCTGGAAAGAGTGGTGAGAAGAAGCTCAATGTTCTCAAAGCATCCAAAAAGGACGGTAAAGCTGGTGCTAAGGGGCCAAAGATGAAGCAGATGACTCTACTGCATCTGGCTAAGAGCGGTGCTACAGGAAGCCCAAAGAAGAGAGCTCGTAGTTCTGGCATTGGTACACCGAAACTTGGGAAGCCACTACACCCTATGGCTCTCCACCTCCTTCGTTACTACAAGGAGAACAAGGGTAAAGAGGATAAGAAGAACTCCCTTTCATCCCTTATCTCCAAAGCTGCCAAGACCTTGTCCCCAGATGATCGTAGTCGCCTGCCAGAGGAACTCAAGGAGCTAGTGCAGAAACGCTGGGAGCTTCTGGAGCAGAAGAAGCGATGGGCAGCCATGAGTGAAGAGGAAAGGAAGGAAGAGATGAAGAAGAGGCGTGAGGAACTCAAAGAGAAGTTAAGAGAAAAGGCCAAGGAGAGACGAGAGAAGGAGATGCTGGTCCGCCGTGAACAGTCGCGCCGATATGAAGATCAGGAAATCGAAGGTGGCAAGCCTCTGCCTGCATTTAAGCTTGTGGACATGCCTGAGGGGTTGCCCAACACATTGTTTGGGAATGTGGCCATGGCTGTGGACTTCCTTCACTGTTACTCAGGGCTGCTGATGCCAAATGACCAGTATCCTATCACAGCAGCGGCTCTGATGGAAGCGCTGGCTGGGGAACGGTCTGGCTTCCTTTATCTAAACCGTGTGCTGGTGGTGCTGCTCCAAACATTACTGCAGGATGAGCTGGCTGAGGGCTACAGTGAGCTGGACATGCCCTTATCCGAGATTCCTCTGACTATGCACTCAGCGTCCGAGCTGGCACGGTTGTGCCTGCGACCGTGTGACGCTCACGGTGAGGAGAGCGGCCAGGGCTCAGAAGACTCTGGGGCTATGGGTGGATATGACGATGTGGTGACCAGCGAGTTCCTGGATAAACTCGAGACAACCGAGGTGTTTGAGCTGAGCCCCGAGGAGAAGGTCAACCTGTTAGTGGCGCTGTGCCACCGGATCCTGATGACTTACTCTGTGGAAGACCATGTTGATGCAATGCAGCAGCGGTCAGCCGAGTTGTGGAAGGAGCGTTTGGCAATGCTGAAAGAGGCCAATGACCGCAAGAGAGccgagaagaagaggaggaaggagatGGAGAACAAAG gtgagaagaaaaaagaagggtCTTCTAAAAAGGAGGTCAAGAAGGAAGTAAAGGTTGAGCCAGAACCAGAGGACatgatcagctcagtgaagagcCGGCGACTAATGGCCATGCAGGCtaagaaggagaaggaggagatggACAGACAGAACAAAG AAcgcatggagaaggaggctgaAGAGGAGCGGATGCGTAAACAGAGGGCGGCTGCAGAGAGGGCTTTTCAGGATGGAATAACCAAAGCGAGACAAGTGATGCGCAGGACTCCTCTAGGTACCGACAGAAATCACAACAG ATTCTGGCTTTTCTCTGATGTGGTTCCTGGTCTGTACATCGAGAAAGGCTGGGTGCACGAAAGCATAGACTACAGCTTCACCCCTCCACCAGAGGAAAAACCAGCTGAGCCTGAGgtagaagaggaggaggatggtgAGGTAGCCCCTGCTCCTGATTCACAAG GAACTGAAAAAGATGATGGCAGTGTAGACGGTGCTGTTAGTGAAGGAGCCCAGCAGGGAGCAGCACCAGATGTTTGTATAGAAACTACTGTTCCCAAACAGGGACAGAACCTTTG GTTCATATGTGACAGCTCAGCTGAGCTGGAGGAACTGGTGGAGAGTCTTCATCCTCAGGGGGTCAGAGAGAGTGAACTAAAGTCAAATATACAAAGCAG GTATCAGGAAATACTCCACTCCATCCATTTGACCCGGAAAGCCAGGCTTGGCCTCAGGACCTGTGACGGCTATGCGGAGCTACTCAAATATCTGCGTAGCGACATCCAGGAAGTAGCCTCACGCCTGCAGAAAGGCGGCCTCGGGTACCTGGACGATAATGTGGACATTGAGGATAAG TTGAAAGACATGGAGAGCCTGAAAGACTTCGGCGAGTGCATCATCACCATTCAGGCCTGTGTAATCAAAAAGTTCCTGCAGGGTTTCATGGCCcctaagcagaagaagaagaagaagcaagcAGGAGAGGAAAGCAGCAAGGCTGAAGAGGTGGATGAGGAGAAGCGGTTGGCAGAAGAGGCCAGG GTAGCAACAGCAGTGGAGAAGTGGAAGACCGCTATCCGAGAGGCCCAGACATTTTCCCGCATGCACGTGCTGCTGGGAATGTTGGACGCTTGCATAAAGTGGGACATGTCTGCTGAGAACGCTCGCTGCAAAGTCTGTCGCAGGAAAG GGCTCTGGGAGAACCCATCTGTGCTGAGGTTGGAGGTGTGTAGATCCAGGCAGGGCAGCAACTGCAGGGTCAAAGCACATCAGAGTAGTAGTGTCAGGCAGATCTACATACGGAGCCAACCACTCCGCAGGCCGACAG GTGATGATGAGAAACTTATACTCTGTGATGAGTGCAACAAGGCCTTCCACTTGTTCTGCCTGCGACCGGCTCTCTACCGGGTCCCCGATGGAGAGTGGCTGTGCCCAGCCTGCCAGCCAACTGTGGCCAGACGTGGCTCCCGTGTAAG GAACTATAAGCAAGACTCTGATGAAGAAGACGATGAGGAGGAGTCTGAAGAGgaggactctgaggaagaggaagaggacgaAGAAGAGAACGACTACAAAGCCATGGGACACAGCT TGAGaccaagaaagaaaaataagcagTCTTCATCACGGCAGAAAAGCTCAAAAAGTAAATCAAAGAAGTCGGCCTCTTCTAGTAATCAGAGCGGCAAGCAGAGAACAGGCCCCAACAGTCCTGCAGACATCGACGAACTG GTGCGACAGAGCTCCCAGACAGGAGTGAGCAGACAGGTGCTGGAGCTGGAGAGGTGTGAGGAAATCCTCAAGAAGCTGATGAAATTTCGCTACAGCTGGCCTTTCAG GGAGCCTGTTTCCTCTGACGAGGCAGAGGACTACCTGGATATCATCTCTCAGCCCATGGATTTCCAGACAATGCTGGGCAAGTTCAGCCAGGGCTCGTACCGCCACGCCCAGGATTTCCTGGAAGATGTAAAGCTGGTCTTCTCCAATGCCGAGGAGTACAACCAGCAGGGTAGCACTGTGCTCTCCTGTATGGTCAAGACAGAGCAGACGTTCACCGAGCTGCTCCAGAAGCTGCTGCCTGGTCTCAGCTACATCCGGCGGCGTTCCCGCAAGCGTGTCAGCCAAGCTCCTGCAAcatcagaggaggaggaggaggaggaagaagatgaggaagaggaagaagagccCAAGAAGAAGATGACAAATGGAAAATCTCATGCGAGGAAAACAACCAGAAATGATCGAAGACAGAAGGATGACGACAGCGaaagtgaggaggaggaagaagatgagGTGGATGAAGAAGAGggaggagatgaggaggaggaggatgatgatgatgattatgataATGACGATGGCAGGAGGAGAAGTAAGAGAACCTCTGCCACCTCGGGCAGGAAGGATTACAGGGAGCAGGATAGCGACGGCGAGCGGGAAACACGAAGAACTCGTAAGCGCAGGGGCCGGGGCGACAACGAGGCAGCGAGCAGCGACGAGGACCGGTCAAACCAGCAGCGACATTCCAAGAGACAGAAACGCTCGTGA
- the baz1b gene encoding tyrosine-protein kinase BAZ1B isoform X2 codes for MAPLLGRKPYPLAKPLAEPPGPGEEVYIIEHTKEAFRNKEEYEARLQRYNERIWTCKSTGSSQLTHKEAWEEEQEVTELLQEEYPKWFEKPVLEMVHHNTVSLDKLVEMAWVEILTKYAVGEECDFLVGKEKSLRVTVVKIHPLENTEGESGEKKLEGACDSPSSDKENASQENQRKEPPPREENRRESLSDRARRSPRKLPTAMKEERKKWAMPKFLPHKYDVKLINEDKVICDVPADSLYRTERPPTKEIMRYFIRHYALRLGMGESAPWVVEDELVKKFNLPSKFSDFLLDPHKFLAENPSTKRKSLSSPEGKPNKKLKTADTPGEDSGNEKEEKKKKKKKDALGMPLSPTIWGHMQVKNSGTPKKGEGKGSTPSTPKSGKKSGDKKEGRKSGKSGEKKLNVLKASKKDGKAGAKGPKMKQMTLLHLAKSGATGSPKKRARSSGIGTPKLGKPLHPMALHLLRYYKENKGKEDKKNSLSSLISKAAKTLSPDDRSRLPEELKELVQKRWELLEQKKRWAAMSEEERKEEMKKRREELKEKLREKAKERREKEMLVRREQSRRYEDQEIEGGKPLPAFKLVDMPEGLPNTLFGNVAMAVDFLHCYSGLLMPNDQYPITAAALMEALAGERSGFLYLNRVLVVLLQTLLQDELAEGYSELDMPLSEIPLTMHSASELARLCLRPCDAHGEESGQGSEDSGAMGGYDDVVTSEFLDKLETTEVFELSPEEKVNLLVALCHRILMTYSVEDHVDAMQQRSAELWKERLAMLKEANDRKRAEKKRRKEMENKGEKKKEGSSKKEVKKEVKVEPEPEDMISSVKSRRLMAMQAKKEKEEMDRQNKERMEKEAEEERMRKQRAAAERAFQDGITKARQVMRRTPLGTDRNHNRFWLFSDVVPGLYIEKGWVHESIDYSFTPPPEEKPAEPEVEEEEDGEVAPAPDSQGTEKDDGSVDGAVSEGAQQGAAPDVCIETTVPKQGQNLWFICDSSAELEELVESLHPQGVRESELKSNIQSRYQEILHSIHLTRKARLGLRTCDGYAELLKYLRSDIQEVASRLQKGGLGYLDDNVDIEDKLKDMESLKDFGECIITIQACVIKKFLQGFMAPKQKKKKKQAGEESSKAEEVDEEKRLAEEARVATAVEKWKTAIREAQTFSRMHVLLGMLDACIKWDMSAENARCKVCRRKGLWENPSVLRLEVCRSRQGSNCRVKAHQSSSVRQIYIRSQPLRRPTGDDEKLILCDECNKAFHLFCLRPALYRVPDGEWLCPACQPTVARRGSRVRNYKQDSDEEDDEEESEEEDSEEEEEDEEENDYKAMGHSLRPRKKNKQSSSRQKSSKSKSKKSASSSNQSGKQRTGPNSPADIDELVRQSSQTGVSRQVLELERCEEILKKLMKFRYSWPFREPVSSDEAEDYLDIISQPMDFQTMLGKFSQGSYRHAQDFLEDVKLVFSNAEEYNQQGSTVLSCMVKTEQTFTELLQKLLPGLSYIRRRSRKRVSQAPATSEEEEEEEEDEEEEEEPKKKMTNGKSHARKTTRNDRRQKDDDSESEEEEEDEVDEEEGGDEEEEDDDDDYDNDDGRRRSKRTSATSGRKDYREQDSDGERETRRTRKRRGRGDNEAASSDEDRSNQQRHSKRQKRS; via the exons gcttCAAGAGGAGTATCCAAAGTGGTTTGAGAAACCAGTCCTTGAGATGGTTCACCACAACACAGTGTCTTTAGACAAACTGGTTGAGATGGCTTGGGTGGAAATCCTCACCAAATATGCTGTGGGTGAAGAGTGCGACTTCCTG GTGGGGAAGGAGAAAAGCTTGCGAGTGACGGTGGTAAAGATCCACCCCTTGGAAAACACAGAGGGTGAGTCCGGGGAAAAGAAACTTGAAGGCGCTTGTGACTCTCCATCCAGCGACAAGGAGAACGCAAGCCAGGAAAACCAGAGGAAGGAGCCTCCTCCCCGAGAGGAGAACAGGAGGGAGAGTCTGA GTGACAGAGCACGACGTTCTCCGAGGAAACTACCCACTGCCATgaaagaagagaggaagaaatggGCAATGCCTAAATTCCTTCCTCATAAGTATGATGTAAAGCTCATCAATGAGGAcaag GTGATTTGTGACGTCCCAGCGGACAGTCTTTATAGAACAGAGCGTCCTCCAACCAAGGAGATCATGCGCTACTTCATCAGACACTATGCTCTAAGGCTGGGCATGGGAGAAAGTGCTCCCTGGGTGGTTGAAGATGAACTGGTGAAAAAATTTAACCTGCCCAGCAAATTCAGCGACTTTCTTCTCGATCCACACAAG TTCTTGGCAGAGAATCCCTCCACGAAGCGCAAGAGCTTGTCATCTCCAGAGGGTAAGCCTAACAAGAAGCTCAAGACTGCTGACACTCCAGGAGAGGATTCGGGCAAtgagaaggaagaaaagaagaagaaaaagaagaaagatgcTTTAGGCATGCCCCTTAGTCCCACCATCTGGGGCCACATGCAG GTAAAGAACTCAGGAACCCCTAAGAAAGGAGAAGGTAAAGGCTCCACCCCCTCCACTCCGAAATCTGGCAAAAAGTCAGGGGacaaaaaagaaggaaggaaatCTGGAAAGAGTGGTGAGAAGAAGCTCAATGTTCTCAAAGCATCCAAAAAGGACGGTAAAGCTGGTGCTAAGGGGCCAAAGATGAAGCAGATGACTCTACTGCATCTGGCTAAGAGCGGTGCTACAGGAAGCCCAAAGAAGAGAGCTCGTAGTTCTGGCATTGGTACACCGAAACTTGGGAAGCCACTACACCCTATGGCTCTCCACCTCCTTCGTTACTACAAGGAGAACAAGGGTAAAGAGGATAAGAAGAACTCCCTTTCATCCCTTATCTCCAAAGCTGCCAAGACCTTGTCCCCAGATGATCGTAGTCGCCTGCCAGAGGAACTCAAGGAGCTAGTGCAGAAACGCTGGGAGCTTCTGGAGCAGAAGAAGCGATGGGCAGCCATGAGTGAAGAGGAAAGGAAGGAAGAGATGAAGAAGAGGCGTGAGGAACTCAAAGAGAAGTTAAGAGAAAAGGCCAAGGAGAGACGAGAGAAGGAGATGCTGGTCCGCCGTGAACAGTCGCGCCGATATGAAGATCAGGAAATCGAAGGTGGCAAGCCTCTGCCTGCATTTAAGCTTGTGGACATGCCTGAGGGGTTGCCCAACACATTGTTTGGGAATGTGGCCATGGCTGTGGACTTCCTTCACTGTTACTCAGGGCTGCTGATGCCAAATGACCAGTATCCTATCACAGCAGCGGCTCTGATGGAAGCGCTGGCTGGGGAACGGTCTGGCTTCCTTTATCTAAACCGTGTGCTGGTGGTGCTGCTCCAAACATTACTGCAGGATGAGCTGGCTGAGGGCTACAGTGAGCTGGACATGCCCTTATCCGAGATTCCTCTGACTATGCACTCAGCGTCCGAGCTGGCACGGTTGTGCCTGCGACCGTGTGACGCTCACGGTGAGGAGAGCGGCCAGGGCTCAGAAGACTCTGGGGCTATGGGTGGATATGACGATGTGGTGACCAGCGAGTTCCTGGATAAACTCGAGACAACCGAGGTGTTTGAGCTGAGCCCCGAGGAGAAGGTCAACCTGTTAGTGGCGCTGTGCCACCGGATCCTGATGACTTACTCTGTGGAAGACCATGTTGATGCAATGCAGCAGCGGTCAGCCGAGTTGTGGAAGGAGCGTTTGGCAATGCTGAAAGAGGCCAATGACCGCAAGAGAGccgagaagaagaggaggaaggagatGGAGAACAAAG gtgagaagaaaaaagaagggtCTTCTAAAAAGGAGGTCAAGAAGGAAGTAAAGGTTGAGCCAGAACCAGAGGACatgatcagctcagtgaagagcCGGCGACTAATGGCCATGCAGGCtaagaaggagaaggaggagatggACAGACAGAACAAAG AAcgcatggagaaggaggctgaAGAGGAGCGGATGCGTAAACAGAGGGCGGCTGCAGAGAGGGCTTTTCAGGATGGAATAACCAAAGCGAGACAAGTGATGCGCAGGACTCCTCTAGGTACCGACAGAAATCACAACAG ATTCTGGCTTTTCTCTGATGTGGTTCCTGGTCTGTACATCGAGAAAGGCTGGGTGCACGAAAGCATAGACTACAGCTTCACCCCTCCACCAGAGGAAAAACCAGCTGAGCCTGAGgtagaagaggaggaggatggtgAGGTAGCCCCTGCTCCTGATTCACAAG GAACTGAAAAAGATGATGGCAGTGTAGACGGTGCTGTTAGTGAAGGAGCCCAGCAGGGAGCAGCACCAGATGTTTGTATAGAAACTACTGTTCCCAAACAGGGACAGAACCTTTG GTTCATATGTGACAGCTCAGCTGAGCTGGAGGAACTGGTGGAGAGTCTTCATCCTCAGGGGGTCAGAGAGAGTGAACTAAAGTCAAATATACAAAGCAG GTATCAGGAAATACTCCACTCCATCCATTTGACCCGGAAAGCCAGGCTTGGCCTCAGGACCTGTGACGGCTATGCGGAGCTACTCAAATATCTGCGTAGCGACATCCAGGAAGTAGCCTCACGCCTGCAGAAAGGCGGCCTCGGGTACCTGGACGATAATGTGGACATTGAGGATAAG TTGAAAGACATGGAGAGCCTGAAAGACTTCGGCGAGTGCATCATCACCATTCAGGCCTGTGTAATCAAAAAGTTCCTGCAGGGTTTCATGGCCcctaagcagaagaagaagaagaagcaagcAGGAGAGGAAAGCAGCAAGGCTGAAGAGGTGGATGAGGAGAAGCGGTTGGCAGAAGAGGCCAGG GTAGCAACAGCAGTGGAGAAGTGGAAGACCGCTATCCGAGAGGCCCAGACATTTTCCCGCATGCACGTGCTGCTGGGAATGTTGGACGCTTGCATAAAGTGGGACATGTCTGCTGAGAACGCTCGCTGCAAAGTCTGTCGCAGGAAAG GGCTCTGGGAGAACCCATCTGTGCTGAGGTTGGAGGTGTGTAGATCCAGGCAGGGCAGCAACTGCAGGGTCAAAGCACATCAGAGTAGTAGTGTCAGGCAGATCTACATACGGAGCCAACCACTCCGCAGGCCGACAG GTGATGATGAGAAACTTATACTCTGTGATGAGTGCAACAAGGCCTTCCACTTGTTCTGCCTGCGACCGGCTCTCTACCGGGTCCCCGATGGAGAGTGGCTGTGCCCAGCCTGCCAGCCAACTGTGGCCAGACGTGGCTCCCGTGTAAG GAACTATAAGCAAGACTCTGATGAAGAAGACGATGAGGAGGAGTCTGAAGAGgaggactctgaggaagaggaagaggacgaAGAAGAGAACGACTACAAAGCCATGGGACACAGCT TGAGaccaagaaagaaaaataagcagTCTTCATCACGGCAGAAAAGCTCAAAAAGTAAATCAAAGAAGTCGGCCTCTTCTAGTAATCAGAGCGGCAAGCAGAGAACAGGCCCCAACAGTCCTGCAGACATCGACGAACTG GTGCGACAGAGCTCCCAGACAGGAGTGAGCAGACAGGTGCTGGAGCTGGAGAGGTGTGAGGAAATCCTCAAGAAGCTGATGAAATTTCGCTACAGCTGGCCTTTCAG GGAGCCTGTTTCCTCTGACGAGGCAGAGGACTACCTGGATATCATCTCTCAGCCCATGGATTTCCAGACAATGCTGGGCAAGTTCAGCCAGGGCTCGTACCGCCACGCCCAGGATTTCCTGGAAGATGTAAAGCTGGTCTTCTCCAATGCCGAGGAGTACAACCAGCAGGGTAGCACTGTGCTCTCCTGTATGGTCAAGACAGAGCAGACGTTCACCGAGCTGCTCCAGAAGCTGCTGCCTGGTCTCAGCTACATCCGGCGGCGTTCCCGCAAGCGTGTCAGCCAAGCTCCTGCAAcatcagaggaggaggaggaggaggaagaagatgaggaagaggaagaagagccCAAGAAGAAGATGACAAATGGAAAATCTCATGCGAGGAAAACAACCAGAAATGATCGAAGACAGAAGGATGACGACAGCGaaagtgaggaggaggaagaagatgagGTGGATGAAGAAGAGggaggagatgaggaggaggaggatgatgatgatgattatgataATGACGATGGCAGGAGGAGAAGTAAGAGAACCTCTGCCACCTCGGGCAGGAAGGATTACAGGGAGCAGGATAGCGACGGCGAGCGGGAAACACGAAGAACTCGTAAGCGCAGGGGCCGGGGCGACAACGAGGCAGCGAGCAGCGACGAGGACCGGTCAAACCAGCAGCGACATTCCAAGAGACAGAAACGCTCGTGA